GTTCGAGCAGGAGGGGAATCGTCATCGGCTTGTGGGCGGGGGTCATGAAGAGGCAGGCGCGAGGGGGCGGTCCCATGGCGATCGGGGCCTCCTCGGCAGAGGTGGAGGAGACGACCGGTGACGCGGCGGACAAGGCCGACGCCGAACAGCTCAGGCGCAGACTCGGGCGGGCGGATCTGAGGGCGGTTCCCGAGGCCCGCAGGGCGCTGCGGGAGCTGCTGCGGCAATGGGGGCGGCCGGAGCGATCGGAGATAGCGGAACTGCTGACGAGCGAGCTGGTCACCAACGCGCTCGTCCACACCGACCACGACGCGGTCCTGACGGCCACCGTCTCACCGAGCGGACTCCACGTGGAGGTACGGGACTTCGTGGGGCGCAGGCCCCGACCGAGGGTGGCGCCCGCCGACGACAGCACGAGCGGCCGCGGTCTCCTGCTCGTCCAGTC
The sequence above is drawn from the Streptomyces griseiscabiei genome and encodes:
- a CDS encoding ATP-binding protein, with the protein product MAIGASSAEVEETTGDAADKADAEQLRRRLGRADLRAVPEARRALRELLRQWGRPERSEIAELLTSELVTNALVHTDHDAVLTATVSPSGLHVEVRDFVGRRPRPRVAPADDSTSGRGLLLVQSLADAWGVRAHGVGKAVWFDLDGGLT